The following are from one region of the Acanthopagrus latus isolate v.2019 chromosome 2, fAcaLat1.1, whole genome shotgun sequence genome:
- the zc3h4 gene encoding zinc finger CCCH domain-containing protein 4 isoform X2 has protein sequence MVLSAKCEENLSQPEDGELEEGELEDDGGDVEQGETGGGISAVLGGGDGGDEAGGGGEAAGEGAEDRRRRSREAHASSNSDDERAHRRKRKRKKEKEREREKRRSKKKRKSKHKRHASSDDDHSDFSDDSDYSPSEKRKYREYSPQYPPPSHGGYGGSKKGSYMKMEKQSYGGYDDYEEDNYEGEEEEEMGDEEYDDFTKELNQYRKAKEGGGGRGRGGKGRMKNQRGRGGMRGGRRGRGGSRGRGGRGGGKMGGDNDDGDGYGEEMEYGEDDYDNMGEDDYDDYSKELNQYKKCKDRGRGGKGGRGRGRGKGGRGMIRGGRGRNRGRGRGDMGMDDDNNGDMDNGDGGGGGDGGGLGRRNLNEKHQDKKGKAICKYYIEGRCTWGDHCNFSHDIELPKKKELCKFYITGFCARADHCPYMHGEFPCKLFHTTGNCVNNDECMFSHEALNDDTQELLNKMLAEDAEAGAEDEKEVEELKKQGINPLPKPPPGVGLLPTPPRPVPIDANTGAGDFGGPPPGDFGGLPGPNQGPMPSKGPPGPGPGPVPVPNPCAGPPVLGPEGIPFQGGPPNPNLPPPPHMGPPPPCGGGGGGAGKKIPSLFEIKVQPTGQLAQKLAVRSQTPSATPGGASSPGPPGAPGAPPTRFPAPPGMMPPDMQNMGPNLGMNQGPPNMGPGGPPMMGGFSPGDGPPHGGAMPPCPQGGGNFFNNFFNQQDGMAMEGVVQEGDNYQGFSGMDERGGAGNFGNQSGGQDGSANGASANQGGISVPDFLPPAQRVLFMRIQQKQQEEEERARRMAEGGAEKSRDTEGDSGNWYSSEDEDGGGSVTSILKTLRQQTQVPQKSDGPPSDPRLQKASPASALARPADPRLARDPRLARATDSQLSDSTHSMPALSSSGPPADPRLARLTAAASAGSTSLSPPAAKPEPPLVYKPPPLTAPAAEEEETERVLRDKPVPIPLDPLMGMALRDPRSQLQQFSHIKKDILLHMPAFSKAITWSPEDLLPLPIPKQDLLPLPPGIPSVSSIDPRLSRAQQQHHTSLSHSQPPPVQPPPSSDPPAPSSSTSSLPDFELLSRILKTVNSSPSQTPSPPLVPTPSAPVALLSAPPPVPPAPAEKPVDPRVARKVPTDPRLQPQKSALKQPSDPTPPPASSTSPATTSSSSPPTIAPYDPRLLSSGGAGRGVGAGAPGGASVLSSISLYDPRTNKPGSPGTSSGSNNSPNSASTESKPSEPTTTKPKSKEPLFVRKSALDQPEPEKSSEQGTDRYNSYNRPRPKPAPSPNSTAQGGPAAAGAAAAGGQGAPGAVGDQGPAGVHNLPVSSLFGVVKQAGKPGGTGSPFGGNSPVQSEQTTTEQDNASLKEVFKGFDPTASPFCQ, from the exons GCCAGAGGatggagagctggaggagggagagttgGAAGATGATGGGGGAGATGTGGAGCAGGGAGAAACAGGTGGAGGTATTTCCGCAGTTTTAGGAGGTGGAGACGGGGGCGATGAAGCAGGcggaggaggtgaagcagcaggGGAAGGAGCCGAGGATCGGCGACGGCGAAGCAGGGAGGCCCACGCCAGCAGCAATTCGGACGATGAGAGAGCCCACCGTcgcaagaggaagaggaagaaagagaaggagcgAGAGCGGGAGAAGAGGAGGTCCAAGAAGAAACGCAAATCCAAACATAAA CGTCATGCATCCTCTGATGACGACCACTCGGACTTCAGTGATGACTCTGACTACAGTCCCAGTGAGAAGAGGAAGTATAGAGAGTACAGTCCACAGTACCCCCCTCCG TCTCATGGGGGTTACGGCGGCTCGAAGAAAGGCAGCTATATGAAGATGGAAAAGCAGAGCTATGGAGGCTATGATGACTATGAAGAGGACAATTACgaaggtgaggaagaagaggagatgggGGATGAAGAATATGACGACTTCACTAAGGAGCTCAACCAGTATCGCAAGGctaaggagggaggaggtggccGGGGAAGAG GCGGTAAAGGTCGTATGAAGAACCAGAGAGGTCGAGGAGGaatgaggggagggaggagaggaagagggggaagcagaggaagaggaggtcgGGGAGGAGGAAAGATGGGAGGAGACAACGACGATGGAGACGGCTAtggagaagagatggag TATGGAGAAGATGACTACGACAACATGGGGGAAGATGACTACGATGACTACTCAAAAGAACTCAACCAGTACAAGAAGTGCAAAGATAGAGGCAGAG GAGGTAAAGGTGGCCGCGGGCGAGGGAGGGGTAAAGGTGGCCGTGGTATGATAAGAGGAGGACGAGGCCGAAACCGCGGCAGAGGAAGAGGTGACATGGGGATGGATGACGACAACAACGGCGACATGGACAACGGG gatggaggtggaggaggcgaTGGAGGAGGACTCGGTAGAAGGAATCTTAATGAAAAGCACCAGGATAAAAAAGGGAAGGCCATCTGCAAGTACTATATCGAGGGGAGGTGCACCTGG GGTGACCACTGTAACTTCAGCCATGACATTGAGCTGCCCAAGAAGAAGGAGCTGTGCAAGTTCTACATCACTGGATTTTGTGCCCGAGCCGACCACTGTCCCTACATGCATG GCGAATTCCCCTGTAAGCTGTTCCACACCACAGGGAACTGTGTCAATAACGATGAGTGCATGTTCTCCCATGAAGCACTCAATGATGACACGCAGGAGCTGCTCAACAAG ATGCTGGCAGAGGATGCAGAAGCTGGAGCGGAGGATGAGAAGGAGgttgaggagctgaagaagcaGGGCATCAATCCGCTCCCGAAACCTCCTCCTGGAGTTGGCCTCCTCCCCACCCCTCCTCGACCTGTTCCTATAGATGCAAACACGGGGGCTGGGGATTTTGGTGGACCTCCACCGGGTGACTTTGGGGGACTTCCTGGACCTAACCAGGGGCCAATGCCCAGCAAAGGTCccccaggaccaggaccagggcCTGTTCCTGTGCCCAACCCCTGTGCTGGTCCCCCTGTGCTGGGCCCTGAAGGAATTCCCTTCCAAGGTGGGCCCCCAAATCCcaacctccctcctcctccccatatGGGCCCCCCACCCCCTtgtggtggagggggaggtggcGCAGGGAAGAAGATCCCCTCATTGTTTGAGATTAAAGTTCAGCCGACAGGACAGCTCGCTCAGAAACTGGCCGTCAG GAGCCAGACTCCCAGTGCTACCCCGGGTGGGGCTTCATCTCCTGGACCCCCAGGGGCCCCTGGTGCCCCTCCCACCCGGTTCCCTGCCCCGCCAGGCATGATGCCCCCTGACATGCAGAACATGGGCCCCAACCTTGGGATGAACCAGGGGCCCCCCAACATGGGCCCTGGTGGACCGCCCATGATGGGAGGATTTTCACCAGGTGATGGCCCTCCACATGGGGGTGCTATGCCTCCATGTCCTCAGGGTGGAGGAAACTTCTTCAACAACTTCTTCAATCAGCAGGACGGTATGGCGATGGAGGGAGTGGTGCAAGAAG GTGACAACTACCAGGGATTTTCTGGcatggatgagagaggaggagcagggaatTTTGGTAACCAGTCAGGTGGCCAAGATGGCTCTGCTAATGGAGcatcagccaatcagggagGGATTTCTGTGCCTGACTTTCTGCCTCCAGCACAGCGTGTCCTGTTCATGAGGATCcaacagaagcagcaggaagaagaagaaagagctCGCAGGATGGCCgagggaggagcagagaagagtAGAGACACTGAAG GTGACTCAGGGAACTGGTACTCCAGTGAGGATGAAGATGGCGGTGGTAGTGTGACCTCCATCTTGAAGACCCTCCGTCAACAGACCCAGGTGCCTCAAAAATCTGACGGCCCTCCAAGTGACCCTCGCCTCCAGAAAGCCTCACCGGCCAGTGCTCTGGCTCGGCCAGCAGACCCCCGCCTGGCCCGGGACCCGCGCCTGGCGCGTGCTACAGACTCTCAACTCTCCGACTCCACCCACTCTATGCCTGCTTTATCTTCCTCTGGACCGCCTGCAGACCCCAGGTTAGCCCGGCTAACAGCTGCTGCATCAGCTGGATCGACGTCCCTCTCACCCCCTGCTGCTAAACCAGAGCCTCCTCTGGTCTACAAGCCCCCGCCCCTCACAGCTccagcagcggaggaggaggagacagagcgaGTTCTGCGTGACAAGCCGGTGCCGATTCCTCTGGACCCGCTCATGGGTATGGCTCTGAGAGACCCTcgctcacagctgcagcagttcagcCACATCAAGAAAGACATCCTACTTCACATGCCGGCCTTCTCTAAAGCCATCACCTGGTCACCTGAAGATCTCCTTCCCCTTCCTATCCCCAAACAGGACCTCCTTCCACTCCCACCGGGCATCCCATCTGTCTCCTCCATAGACCCCCGTCTGTCTCgtgctcagcagcagcaccacacaTCACTTTCTCACTCACAGCCTCCCCCTGTacagcctcctccctcctcggACCCCCCTGCTCCCTCATCATCCACGTCCTCCCTCCCAGACTTTGAGCTGCTGTCTCGTATCTTGAAGACTGTCAACTCCAGTCCGTCCCAGAcgccctcccctcctctcgtACCCACCCCTTCTGCCCCTGTGGCTCTACTGAGCGCACCTCCCCCAGTGCCTCCTGCACCGGCAGAAAAGCCAGTAGACCCCCGTGTTGCCCGTAAAGTCCCCACAGACCCCCGTCTCCAGCCTCAGAAGTCTGCATTGAAGCAACCATCCGatcccactcctcctcctgcctcctctacctctccagcaacaacatccagctcctctcctcctacaATTGCACCCTACGACCCCAGGCTGCTCTCCTCAGGTGGGGCAGGGCGTGGTGTGGGAGCTGGGGCACCAGGGGGAGCCAGCGTCCTAAGCAGCATTAGTCTGTATGACCCTCGGACTAACAAACCAGGCAGCCCTGGTACCAGCAGTGGTTCTAACAACTCCCCCAACTCAGCCAGCACAGAGTCCAAGCCCAGTGAGCCCACAACGACTAAACCCAAGTCAAAAGAGCCCCTGTTTGTTCGGAAGTCTGCGTTGGACCAACCAGAGCCAGAGAAAAGTTCAGAGCAAGGGACTGATCGGTACAACAGCTATAACAGGCCCAGGCCCAAGCCCGCACCCTCGCCTAACTCAACAGCTCAGGGAGGGCCCGCTGCAGCCGGGGCCGCCGCAGCTGGAGGTCAGGGTGCTCCTGGAGCTGTTGGGGATCAGGGGCCCGCTGGAGTCCACAACCTACCAGTTTCCTCCCTGTTTGGCGTTGTGAAGCAGGCGGGCAAACCAGGTGGGACAGGTAGCCCTTTTGGAGGCAACAGCCCGGTGCAGTCCGAGCAGACGACCACAGAGCAGGACAACGCCTCGCTGAAGGAGGTTTTCAAAGGCTTTGACCCCACAGCCTCCCCCTTCTGCCAGTGA
- the zc3h4 gene encoding zinc finger CCCH domain-containing protein 4 isoform X1: protein MAVESMTVHPNSPTTNHEHNSLLTDERPEDGELEEGELEDDGGDVEQGETGGGISAVLGGGDGGDEAGGGGEAAGEGAEDRRRRSREAHASSNSDDERAHRRKRKRKKEKEREREKRRSKKKRKSKHKRHASSDDDHSDFSDDSDYSPSEKRKYREYSPQYPPPSHGGYGGSKKGSYMKMEKQSYGGYDDYEEDNYEGEEEEEMGDEEYDDFTKELNQYRKAKEGGGGRGRGGKGRMKNQRGRGGMRGGRRGRGGSRGRGGRGGGKMGGDNDDGDGYGEEMEYGEDDYDNMGEDDYDDYSKELNQYKKCKDRGRGGKGGRGRGRGKGGRGMIRGGRGRNRGRGRGDMGMDDDNNGDMDNGDGGGGGDGGGLGRRNLNEKHQDKKGKAICKYYIEGRCTWGDHCNFSHDIELPKKKELCKFYITGFCARADHCPYMHGEFPCKLFHTTGNCVNNDECMFSHEALNDDTQELLNKMLAEDAEAGAEDEKEVEELKKQGINPLPKPPPGVGLLPTPPRPVPIDANTGAGDFGGPPPGDFGGLPGPNQGPMPSKGPPGPGPGPVPVPNPCAGPPVLGPEGIPFQGGPPNPNLPPPPHMGPPPPCGGGGGGAGKKIPSLFEIKVQPTGQLAQKLAVRSQTPSATPGGASSPGPPGAPGAPPTRFPAPPGMMPPDMQNMGPNLGMNQGPPNMGPGGPPMMGGFSPGDGPPHGGAMPPCPQGGGNFFNNFFNQQDGMAMEGVVQEGDNYQGFSGMDERGGAGNFGNQSGGQDGSANGASANQGGISVPDFLPPAQRVLFMRIQQKQQEEEERARRMAEGGAEKSRDTEGDSGNWYSSEDEDGGGSVTSILKTLRQQTQVPQKSDGPPSDPRLQKASPASALARPADPRLARDPRLARATDSQLSDSTHSMPALSSSGPPADPRLARLTAAASAGSTSLSPPAAKPEPPLVYKPPPLTAPAAEEEETERVLRDKPVPIPLDPLMGMALRDPRSQLQQFSHIKKDILLHMPAFSKAITWSPEDLLPLPIPKQDLLPLPPGIPSVSSIDPRLSRAQQQHHTSLSHSQPPPVQPPPSSDPPAPSSSTSSLPDFELLSRILKTVNSSPSQTPSPPLVPTPSAPVALLSAPPPVPPAPAEKPVDPRVARKVPTDPRLQPQKSALKQPSDPTPPPASSTSPATTSSSSPPTIAPYDPRLLSSGGAGRGVGAGAPGGASVLSSISLYDPRTNKPGSPGTSSGSNNSPNSASTESKPSEPTTTKPKSKEPLFVRKSALDQPEPEKSSEQGTDRYNSYNRPRPKPAPSPNSTAQGGPAAAGAAAAGGQGAPGAVGDQGPAGVHNLPVSSLFGVVKQAGKPGGTGSPFGGNSPVQSEQTTTEQDNASLKEVFKGFDPTASPFCQ, encoded by the exons GCCAGAGGatggagagctggaggagggagagttgGAAGATGATGGGGGAGATGTGGAGCAGGGAGAAACAGGTGGAGGTATTTCCGCAGTTTTAGGAGGTGGAGACGGGGGCGATGAAGCAGGcggaggaggtgaagcagcaggGGAAGGAGCCGAGGATCGGCGACGGCGAAGCAGGGAGGCCCACGCCAGCAGCAATTCGGACGATGAGAGAGCCCACCGTcgcaagaggaagaggaagaaagagaaggagcgAGAGCGGGAGAAGAGGAGGTCCAAGAAGAAACGCAAATCCAAACATAAA CGTCATGCATCCTCTGATGACGACCACTCGGACTTCAGTGATGACTCTGACTACAGTCCCAGTGAGAAGAGGAAGTATAGAGAGTACAGTCCACAGTACCCCCCTCCG TCTCATGGGGGTTACGGCGGCTCGAAGAAAGGCAGCTATATGAAGATGGAAAAGCAGAGCTATGGAGGCTATGATGACTATGAAGAGGACAATTACgaaggtgaggaagaagaggagatgggGGATGAAGAATATGACGACTTCACTAAGGAGCTCAACCAGTATCGCAAGGctaaggagggaggaggtggccGGGGAAGAG GCGGTAAAGGTCGTATGAAGAACCAGAGAGGTCGAGGAGGaatgaggggagggaggagaggaagagggggaagcagaggaagaggaggtcgGGGAGGAGGAAAGATGGGAGGAGACAACGACGATGGAGACGGCTAtggagaagagatggag TATGGAGAAGATGACTACGACAACATGGGGGAAGATGACTACGATGACTACTCAAAAGAACTCAACCAGTACAAGAAGTGCAAAGATAGAGGCAGAG GAGGTAAAGGTGGCCGCGGGCGAGGGAGGGGTAAAGGTGGCCGTGGTATGATAAGAGGAGGACGAGGCCGAAACCGCGGCAGAGGAAGAGGTGACATGGGGATGGATGACGACAACAACGGCGACATGGACAACGGG gatggaggtggaggaggcgaTGGAGGAGGACTCGGTAGAAGGAATCTTAATGAAAAGCACCAGGATAAAAAAGGGAAGGCCATCTGCAAGTACTATATCGAGGGGAGGTGCACCTGG GGTGACCACTGTAACTTCAGCCATGACATTGAGCTGCCCAAGAAGAAGGAGCTGTGCAAGTTCTACATCACTGGATTTTGTGCCCGAGCCGACCACTGTCCCTACATGCATG GCGAATTCCCCTGTAAGCTGTTCCACACCACAGGGAACTGTGTCAATAACGATGAGTGCATGTTCTCCCATGAAGCACTCAATGATGACACGCAGGAGCTGCTCAACAAG ATGCTGGCAGAGGATGCAGAAGCTGGAGCGGAGGATGAGAAGGAGgttgaggagctgaagaagcaGGGCATCAATCCGCTCCCGAAACCTCCTCCTGGAGTTGGCCTCCTCCCCACCCCTCCTCGACCTGTTCCTATAGATGCAAACACGGGGGCTGGGGATTTTGGTGGACCTCCACCGGGTGACTTTGGGGGACTTCCTGGACCTAACCAGGGGCCAATGCCCAGCAAAGGTCccccaggaccaggaccagggcCTGTTCCTGTGCCCAACCCCTGTGCTGGTCCCCCTGTGCTGGGCCCTGAAGGAATTCCCTTCCAAGGTGGGCCCCCAAATCCcaacctccctcctcctccccatatGGGCCCCCCACCCCCTtgtggtggagggggaggtggcGCAGGGAAGAAGATCCCCTCATTGTTTGAGATTAAAGTTCAGCCGACAGGACAGCTCGCTCAGAAACTGGCCGTCAG GAGCCAGACTCCCAGTGCTACCCCGGGTGGGGCTTCATCTCCTGGACCCCCAGGGGCCCCTGGTGCCCCTCCCACCCGGTTCCCTGCCCCGCCAGGCATGATGCCCCCTGACATGCAGAACATGGGCCCCAACCTTGGGATGAACCAGGGGCCCCCCAACATGGGCCCTGGTGGACCGCCCATGATGGGAGGATTTTCACCAGGTGATGGCCCTCCACATGGGGGTGCTATGCCTCCATGTCCTCAGGGTGGAGGAAACTTCTTCAACAACTTCTTCAATCAGCAGGACGGTATGGCGATGGAGGGAGTGGTGCAAGAAG GTGACAACTACCAGGGATTTTCTGGcatggatgagagaggaggagcagggaatTTTGGTAACCAGTCAGGTGGCCAAGATGGCTCTGCTAATGGAGcatcagccaatcagggagGGATTTCTGTGCCTGACTTTCTGCCTCCAGCACAGCGTGTCCTGTTCATGAGGATCcaacagaagcagcaggaagaagaagaaagagctCGCAGGATGGCCgagggaggagcagagaagagtAGAGACACTGAAG GTGACTCAGGGAACTGGTACTCCAGTGAGGATGAAGATGGCGGTGGTAGTGTGACCTCCATCTTGAAGACCCTCCGTCAACAGACCCAGGTGCCTCAAAAATCTGACGGCCCTCCAAGTGACCCTCGCCTCCAGAAAGCCTCACCGGCCAGTGCTCTGGCTCGGCCAGCAGACCCCCGCCTGGCCCGGGACCCGCGCCTGGCGCGTGCTACAGACTCTCAACTCTCCGACTCCACCCACTCTATGCCTGCTTTATCTTCCTCTGGACCGCCTGCAGACCCCAGGTTAGCCCGGCTAACAGCTGCTGCATCAGCTGGATCGACGTCCCTCTCACCCCCTGCTGCTAAACCAGAGCCTCCTCTGGTCTACAAGCCCCCGCCCCTCACAGCTccagcagcggaggaggaggagacagagcgaGTTCTGCGTGACAAGCCGGTGCCGATTCCTCTGGACCCGCTCATGGGTATGGCTCTGAGAGACCCTcgctcacagctgcagcagttcagcCACATCAAGAAAGACATCCTACTTCACATGCCGGCCTTCTCTAAAGCCATCACCTGGTCACCTGAAGATCTCCTTCCCCTTCCTATCCCCAAACAGGACCTCCTTCCACTCCCACCGGGCATCCCATCTGTCTCCTCCATAGACCCCCGTCTGTCTCgtgctcagcagcagcaccacacaTCACTTTCTCACTCACAGCCTCCCCCTGTacagcctcctccctcctcggACCCCCCTGCTCCCTCATCATCCACGTCCTCCCTCCCAGACTTTGAGCTGCTGTCTCGTATCTTGAAGACTGTCAACTCCAGTCCGTCCCAGAcgccctcccctcctctcgtACCCACCCCTTCTGCCCCTGTGGCTCTACTGAGCGCACCTCCCCCAGTGCCTCCTGCACCGGCAGAAAAGCCAGTAGACCCCCGTGTTGCCCGTAAAGTCCCCACAGACCCCCGTCTCCAGCCTCAGAAGTCTGCATTGAAGCAACCATCCGatcccactcctcctcctgcctcctctacctctccagcaacaacatccagctcctctcctcctacaATTGCACCCTACGACCCCAGGCTGCTCTCCTCAGGTGGGGCAGGGCGTGGTGTGGGAGCTGGGGCACCAGGGGGAGCCAGCGTCCTAAGCAGCATTAGTCTGTATGACCCTCGGACTAACAAACCAGGCAGCCCTGGTACCAGCAGTGGTTCTAACAACTCCCCCAACTCAGCCAGCACAGAGTCCAAGCCCAGTGAGCCCACAACGACTAAACCCAAGTCAAAAGAGCCCCTGTTTGTTCGGAAGTCTGCGTTGGACCAACCAGAGCCAGAGAAAAGTTCAGAGCAAGGGACTGATCGGTACAACAGCTATAACAGGCCCAGGCCCAAGCCCGCACCCTCGCCTAACTCAACAGCTCAGGGAGGGCCCGCTGCAGCCGGGGCCGCCGCAGCTGGAGGTCAGGGTGCTCCTGGAGCTGTTGGGGATCAGGGGCCCGCTGGAGTCCACAACCTACCAGTTTCCTCCCTGTTTGGCGTTGTGAAGCAGGCGGGCAAACCAGGTGGGACAGGTAGCCCTTTTGGAGGCAACAGCCCGGTGCAGTCCGAGCAGACGACCACAGAGCAGGACAACGCCTCGCTGAAGGAGGTTTTCAAAGGCTTTGACCCCACAGCCTCCCCCTTCTGCCAGTGA